The following are encoded together in the Xanthomonas vesicatoria ATCC 35937 genome:
- a CDS encoding penicillin acylase family protein: MLHTTHRWALCLLLSSVSLHGTAAPAHTSMTVAGLEQPAQIRVDRWGVAHVYARTDGDAFFVQGFNVARDRLFQLDLLRRKGLGHLAEAFGPGYVAQDRAARLFLYRGDMAAEWASYGPDARAAVTRFVDGINAYIDWLSTQPQALPYEFRRFDYAPEKWRPEDVLRIRTTGLSRNVKSEVARAKVACKASLSVDAIRLKLQPAWTTSVPDGLDPCLPEQVLKVYELATQAPRLSAGTAPAVALAEPLRNEELAAAEGSNNWVIAPHKSATGHAVLADDPHRAYSVPSLRYFVHLSSPGMDIVGAGEPTAPGVAIGHNRTSAFGLTIFNIDQEDLYVYRLNPADHASYWYQGHWEPMQTQRESIAVRNGKPVPVELQFTRHGPVIYVDADKHIAYAIRSVWSQPGTAPYLGSLRYLRSASFEQFKDALAHWGAPSVNQVYADVHGTIGWATAGMVPRREHSDGLLPVPGDGRDEWNGFWNSNVLPSSKNPASGFITTSNEMNLPGGDPSLARKIGFEWANDARHARITQVLAQLPKVTLQDSEQLQNDQVSLLAQRLVALIQPLHAQDPATSAALALLRKWDGNVSASSAAAALEEVWFSNYLGAAYKALVLRPAEAATFGMPDAAVLMEALEHPGAAFGPDPAARRDQLLLESLRSAYQSLVDRQGPDPAQWQWGKLHTNTVTHAMSAALGSERARLDVGPFAKGGSPYTPNQSSYDPTDFRQTIGPSARLIIDLGDWDNSRAVNYPGQSGDPASPHYRDLAPMWLQGKYFPLLYTRAAVEAATEQVFDLVPAAAR; the protein is encoded by the coding sequence ATGCTCCACACAACACACCGGTGGGCGTTGTGCCTGCTGTTGAGCAGCGTCAGCCTGCATGGCACAGCTGCGCCAGCGCATACGTCCATGACGGTTGCCGGGTTGGAGCAGCCAGCGCAGATTCGAGTCGATCGTTGGGGCGTAGCCCACGTCTATGCGCGGACCGATGGCGACGCGTTCTTTGTGCAGGGCTTCAACGTGGCCCGCGACCGTCTGTTCCAGCTGGACCTGCTGCGCCGCAAAGGGCTTGGCCATCTGGCCGAAGCGTTCGGGCCAGGCTATGTAGCGCAGGACCGTGCCGCGCGGCTGTTTCTGTATCGCGGCGACATGGCCGCCGAATGGGCCAGTTACGGGCCGGATGCCCGCGCCGCGGTCACCCGATTCGTGGACGGCATCAATGCCTACATTGACTGGCTGTCGACCCAGCCGCAGGCGCTTCCCTACGAATTCCGCCGCTTCGATTACGCCCCGGAAAAATGGCGGCCGGAAGACGTGCTGCGCATCCGCACCACCGGCCTGAGTCGCAATGTCAAAAGCGAGGTGGCCCGCGCTAAGGTCGCCTGCAAGGCCTCGCTGAGCGTCGACGCAATCCGCCTGAAACTGCAGCCGGCCTGGACCACCTCCGTGCCCGACGGGCTGGACCCGTGCCTGCCCGAGCAGGTGTTGAAGGTCTACGAATTGGCCACCCAGGCGCCCAGGTTGAGCGCTGGCACCGCGCCGGCCGTTGCGCTGGCCGAGCCGCTGCGCAACGAAGAACTTGCCGCTGCCGAAGGCAGCAACAACTGGGTCATTGCGCCGCATAAGTCGGCTACCGGCCATGCAGTGCTAGCCGATGATCCGCATCGTGCCTACAGCGTGCCGAGCCTGCGCTACTTTGTTCATCTGAGCAGCCCTGGGATGGACATCGTCGGGGCCGGCGAACCCACCGCGCCGGGCGTTGCGATCGGACATAACCGCACCAGTGCCTTCGGCCTGACCATCTTCAACATCGACCAGGAAGATCTCTACGTCTACCGGCTGAACCCGGCCGACCACGCGTCCTACTGGTATCAAGGCCACTGGGAGCCGATGCAGACGCAGCGCGAATCGATTGCCGTGCGCAATGGCAAACCGGTACCGGTGGAGCTGCAATTCACCCGGCATGGGCCGGTGATCTATGTCGATGCGGACAAGCACATCGCCTACGCCATCCGCTCGGTCTGGAGCCAACCCGGTACCGCGCCCTATCTGGGGTCGCTGCGGTATCTGCGCAGCGCATCGTTCGAGCAGTTCAAGGACGCGCTCGCACACTGGGGCGCGCCGTCGGTGAATCAGGTCTATGCCGATGTGCACGGCACCATCGGTTGGGCGACGGCCGGCATGGTTCCGCGCCGCGAGCACTCGGATGGGTTGTTGCCGGTTCCCGGCGATGGCCGCGACGAGTGGAACGGCTTCTGGAACAGCAATGTGTTGCCCTCCTCGAAGAATCCCGCCTCCGGCTTCATCACCACCTCCAACGAGATGAATCTGCCGGGCGGCGATCCATCCCTGGCGCGCAAGATTGGCTTCGAATGGGCCAACGACGCGCGACACGCACGCATCACCCAGGTGCTCGCGCAATTGCCCAAGGTCACCCTGCAGGATTCGGAGCAGTTGCAGAACGACCAGGTGTCGTTGCTGGCACAGCGGTTGGTGGCCTTGATCCAACCGCTGCACGCGCAGGACCCGGCGACCAGCGCGGCCTTGGCACTGCTGCGGAAGTGGGACGGCAACGTCAGCGCGAGCTCGGCCGCTGCCGCACTGGAAGAAGTGTGGTTCAGCAACTATCTCGGCGCAGCTTACAAAGCGCTGGTGTTGCGTCCCGCGGAGGCAGCCACCTTCGGCATGCCCGACGCTGCGGTGCTGATGGAGGCATTGGAGCACCCGGGCGCGGCATTCGGGCCCGATCCTGCCGCACGCCGCGACCAGTTGCTGCTGGAGTCGCTGCGCAGTGCCTATCAGTCGCTGGTCGACAGACAAGGGCCGGATCCGGCGCAATGGCAGTGGGGCAAGCTGCACACCAACACCGTCACCCACGCGATGAGCGCTGCGCTCGGCAGCGAACGCGCGCGGCTGGATGTCGGCCCGTTCGCCAAGGGCGGCAGCCCGTACACGCCCAATCAATCCAGCTACGATCCCACCGACTTTCGCCAGACCATCGGCCCCTCCGCCCGGCTGATCATCGACCTGGGCGACTGGGACAACTCGCGTGCGGTGAACTACCCCGGCCAATCCGGCGACCCGGCCAGCCCGCATTACCGCGACCTGGCGCCGATGTGGCTGCAGGGCAAATATTTTCCGTTGCTGTACACGCGTGCGGCGGTGGAAGCGGCAACCGAGCAGGTGTTCGATCTTGTGCCGGCGGCAGCGCGTTGA
- a CDS encoding NmrA/HSCARG family protein, translating to MSILVTGATGTVGSLVVQGLADAGAQVHALVRQAGKRAFPAGVTEVVADLTDVASMRAALSSARTLFLLNAVTPDEVTQALIALNLAKEAGIERIVYLSVIHAEKFTNVPHFTGKHTVERMIESLEIPATILRPAYFMQNEAMIQQTIQDYGVYPMPIGATGVAMIDARDIADIAVIELLRRDRAPDALARVTLELVGPHAVTGTSVAAMWSKALGREIAYAGDDVAAFEAQMAAYGPSWLAYDMRLMMAGIQTFGMQATDGTVDTLQAMLGRPLRTYEDFVREATARG from the coding sequence ATGAGCATTCTCGTTACCGGTGCCACCGGCACCGTCGGTTCCCTCGTCGTCCAGGGCCTGGCCGATGCCGGCGCGCAGGTCCACGCACTGGTGCGCCAGGCCGGCAAACGCGCCTTTCCAGCCGGCGTCACCGAGGTTGTGGCAGACCTCACCGACGTTGCATCGATGCGCGCCGCACTGTCGTCGGCACGCACCTTGTTCCTGTTGAATGCGGTCACCCCGGACGAGGTGACGCAGGCCCTGATCGCATTGAATCTTGCCAAGGAGGCCGGCATCGAGCGCATCGTCTACCTGTCTGTGATTCACGCAGAAAAGTTCACCAACGTGCCGCACTTCACCGGCAAGCACACGGTCGAACGCATGATCGAAAGCCTGGAGATTCCCGCCACCATTCTGCGCCCGGCGTACTTCATGCAGAACGAGGCGATGATCCAGCAGACGATCCAGGACTACGGCGTCTACCCGATGCCGATCGGCGCTACCGGTGTTGCCATGATCGATGCGCGCGACATTGCAGACATCGCGGTGATCGAATTGCTGCGACGCGACCGTGCGCCTGATGCACTTGCCCGCGTCACGCTTGAGCTGGTCGGCCCGCATGCCGTGACCGGCACCTCGGTCGCCGCTATGTGGAGCAAAGCGCTCGGGCGCGAGATCGCCTACGCCGGCGACGACGTGGCGGCATTCGAAGCACAGATGGCTGCGTATGGCCCCTCCTGGCTGGCGTACGACATGCGCCTGATGATGGCCGGCATCCAGACATTCGGCATGCAGGCAACAGATGGCACGGTGGACACATTGCAGGCGATGCTGGGCCGCCCGTTGCGCACCTATGAAGACTTCGTCCGCGAGGCCACCGCGCGGGGTTGA
- a CDS encoding LysR family transcriptional regulator — MEFEDLRTFVEVADAGGVSPAARRLGVAKSIVSRRLIRLEDALGIQLLARTTRGAAVTEAGATFREHAARMCAEMDVARETILPAGDLRGRLRIAAPLTFGPTHLAPVLAELASRHPALQVHACYSDRFVDIVADGFDCAIRLGYLTDSNLVARRIAPMRGSLMATPAYLRKHGEPDTPQALLTHEALLQGTESWRFMDGDKLVTIHPRGRFKADNGTAIAAAALAGLGIAALPDFLVAEHLASGALVRVMTKYPSPEAGLYVVRAPATHPARKMRVLTDLLIERFGGGV, encoded by the coding sequence ATGGAATTTGAAGACCTGCGGACGTTCGTCGAGGTGGCAGACGCTGGCGGGGTCTCGCCAGCAGCCAGGCGCCTGGGCGTCGCCAAGTCCATCGTCAGCCGCCGCCTGATCCGTCTCGAGGACGCATTGGGTATCCAGCTGCTCGCGCGCACCACGCGGGGCGCTGCCGTCACCGAGGCAGGCGCGACGTTTCGTGAGCATGCCGCGCGGATGTGTGCCGAGATGGACGTGGCGCGCGAGACCATCTTGCCCGCGGGCGATCTGCGTGGCCGCCTGCGTATCGCCGCGCCGCTGACGTTCGGCCCCACCCACTTGGCGCCGGTACTTGCAGAGCTGGCCAGCCGGCATCCAGCCTTGCAGGTACATGCCTGCTACAGCGACCGCTTTGTCGACATCGTTGCCGACGGTTTCGACTGTGCGATCCGGCTGGGATACCTCACCGATTCAAATCTGGTCGCGCGCCGCATAGCGCCGATGCGCGGCAGCTTGATGGCCACTCCCGCGTACCTGCGCAAACATGGCGAACCTGACACGCCGCAGGCGCTGCTGACGCACGAGGCGCTGCTGCAAGGCACGGAGAGCTGGCGTTTCATGGATGGCGACAAGCTGGTGACGATCCATCCACGCGGGCGCTTCAAGGCCGACAACGGCACTGCGATTGCGGCGGCGGCGCTTGCCGGGCTCGGTATCGCGGCACTGCCGGATTTTCTCGTGGCCGAGCATCTTGCCTCAGGCGCCCTGGTCCGCGTCATGACCAAGTATCCGTCTCCCGAGGCCGGGCTGTATGTCGTGCGGGCGCCGGCCACGCATCCGGCGCGCAAGATGCGTGTCCTGACCGATCTGTTGATCGAACGCTTCGGTGGTGGCGTTTGA
- a CDS encoding DoxX family protein encodes MHTSSIPTRPSAGRFIRGLSWTLRVFAAVAFFAAGAAKLAGVPMMVEVFDHIGLGQWFRIVTGAIEIIGAIALLLPTTFALSGALLAAMMLVATGVHLFVIGGSPVPAIFLMAVTATIAWLHRARIAAVLRSTRSV; translated from the coding sequence ATGCACACCTCGTCCATTCCCACCCGGCCCAGCGCCGGGCGATTCATTCGCGGCCTTTCCTGGACCCTGCGCGTGTTCGCCGCCGTGGCGTTCTTCGCTGCGGGTGCGGCCAAGCTGGCCGGCGTTCCGATGATGGTCGAGGTGTTCGATCACATCGGCCTCGGTCAATGGTTCCGCATCGTGACCGGTGCGATCGAAATCATCGGGGCAATCGCATTGCTGCTACCGACAACGTTTGCCCTCAGCGGTGCACTGCTTGCGGCAATGATGTTGGTGGCGACCGGTGTGCATCTGTTCGTCATCGGCGGCAGCCCGGTGCCGGCGATCTTCCTGATGGCGGTGACCGCGACAATCGCCTGGTTGCATCGCGCCCGCATCGCCGCCGTGCTGCGTTCAACGCGTTCGGTTTGA
- a CDS encoding pirin family protein, translating into MRTLSLQPSFPATEAPAAAPRAIVHRTRGNGSGGPITRLMSPSDLGQVLKPFVFLDIFDAQGSVIHTMSGMPLHPHSGIATVTVFTEGSMHYHDQTTGRGTIAYGGVEWMRAGIGVWHGKEMVPPADASCIQGFQLWLALPEAVELAEPQSHYIEAQHMARTGPAHVVIGRYDGAQSPVDAPDGINYLLVTLKPGERWTYHPPAGHLVGWLAVASGTLDAGERLQRGEMVVFADNGAPIVLEASGKSDAVFVLGSATPHPHPLHLGYYSVHTTAQALAIGEERIRTLGKQMQAAGDRTTASGTTPVYK; encoded by the coding sequence ATGCGCACTCTCTCACTGCAGCCTTCGTTCCCCGCCACAGAAGCACCCGCTGCCGCGCCGCGTGCCATCGTCCACCGCACACGCGGCAACGGCTCCGGCGGCCCCATCACCCGGCTCATGAGCCCGTCCGATCTTGGGCAGGTGCTGAAGCCGTTCGTCTTCCTCGACATTTTCGATGCGCAGGGTTCGGTCATCCATACGATGTCGGGCATGCCGCTGCATCCGCATTCGGGCATCGCCACCGTCACGGTCTTTACCGAAGGCAGCATGCATTACCACGACCAGACAACCGGTCGCGGCACGATCGCTTATGGCGGAGTGGAATGGATGCGCGCCGGGATCGGCGTGTGGCACGGCAAGGAAATGGTTCCGCCAGCCGATGCTTCCTGCATCCAGGGATTTCAACTCTGGCTGGCACTGCCTGAAGCCGTGGAACTGGCAGAGCCGCAAAGCCACTACATCGAAGCGCAACACATGGCCAGGACCGGCCCGGCGCATGTAGTGATCGGTCGCTACGATGGCGCGCAGAGTCCGGTCGATGCGCCTGACGGCATCAATTACCTGTTGGTCACCTTGAAACCCGGCGAACGCTGGACCTACCACCCTCCCGCCGGTCATCTGGTCGGATGGTTGGCCGTGGCCAGCGGCACCCTTGATGCCGGTGAACGGCTGCAACGCGGCGAGATGGTGGTCTTTGCCGATAACGGCGCGCCCATCGTGCTCGAAGCGAGTGGCAAGAGCGATGCAGTCTTCGTGCTCGGCTCGGCCACTCCACATCCGCACCCATTGCATCTCGGCTATTACTCGGTGCACACCACTGCACAAGCGCTCGCCATCGGTGAAGAGCGCATCCGCACGCTTGGGAAACAGATGCAGGCAGCAGGCGACCGCACGACTGCTTCCGGCACGACGCCGGTATATAAATAA